The DNA window TGGTTCGCGGGCATGGCGGAGGAGAACCACGAGGAGTACCACGCCGCCGAGCAGGGGCCGGAGGTCTACGGGCCGTTCGTGGAGGAGCACATGCTGCCGATGCTGGCGGCGTCGCCGGACGAGGTGGCCGAGGCGATGGGCGGCCTCGTGACGCCGGTCGACAAGGCGATGGTCACCGACGAGTTCGCTGACTGGATGAGCCGCACCTTCAACGCCGCCGGCGCGCAGGGAGCCGTCGGCGTCCGCGATGACGGCATCGCCGCGGTCAGCCCGTGGGGCTTCGAGCTCGCCGACATCCGGGTGCCGGTCGCGATCTGGCAGGGGCGCCAGGACGCGATGGTGCCCTACGAGCACGGCGAGTGGCTCGCCGCGCACGTCCCGGGCGCCCGGGCCCACCTCTTCGAGGACGAGGGACACCTGTCGCTCGTCGGCAGGCTCGAGGAGATCCTCACCGACCTCAAGGCGATCGCCGGGGTCTAGGGCGCGGCGACCAGGGCGGGCGTACGACGCAGGACGCCGGCGAGCACGACGGTGACCCCGAGCAGCAGCAGCGCGAGCAGGACGACGCCCAACCAGCCCGCGCCGGTCCACGCGGGGCCGGCGACGCTGCCGAAGACCGACGACCCGAGGTAGTAGGCGAAGAGGTAGAGCGACGCCGCCTGGGCGGCCGAGACGCCGCCCGCGTGGGCGCGCGCCGGCACCCAGCCGCTGGCAATGCCGTGGACGACGAAGAAGCCGGCGACCAGCAGCCCGAGGCCGACGACGATCGCGGTCAGGGAGTGGGAGAGCGTCAGCAGCAGTCCGACCAGGGCGAGGACGCACCCGAAGGGGAGCACGGCCCGACGGCCGAGCTGGTCGGCCATCCGGCCGGAGACCGCGGAGCTGAGCGTGCCGAGCGGGTAGACGAGGAAGACGAGGCTCGCGGCGCCCAGCCCGAGGTGGAAGGGCGCCGCCTCGAGCCGGAAGCCGAGGGTGTTGAAGACGGCGACCAGCATGCCCATCGAGCAGCCGCCGATCCCGTAGAGCGCCAGCAACGCGGGGTCCGAGACGGCGCGCAGGGTCCGGCCGAGCACCAGCCGGAGCCCGGGCGGCGAGGCGACGAAGTGGGCGGACGGCGGCAGCAGCACGCGTACGGCGAGCGCGCAGCCCACCGCCAACAGACCGGACGCCGCCAGCGCCCAGCGCCATCCCGCGAGCTCGCCGACCGCCCCTGTCAGCAGGCGGCCGGACATGCCTCCGAGCGCCGTACCACCGATGTAGAGACCGGCCGCCCGGGCGTGCGCCGAGACGTGCAGCTCCTCACGGAGGTACGCCGTCGCGACGGCGGGCAGCCCGGCGAGGGCGACGCCCTCGAGGAACCGCAGGACCAGGACGCTCGACCAGGTCGGCGCCACGGCACAGGCGAGCGCCACGACCGCCGAGGCGGCCAGGGACCCGTGGATGAGCCGGGTCCGGCCGAGCAGCTCGGAGGCCGGTCCCGCCACCAGGAGGGCGAAGCCGAGCCCGAGGGTCGTGAGGGAGAGCGTGAGGGTGCTGGCGGAGGTCGAGACCCCGAAGGCGGTGGCGAGGTCCGGGAGCAACGCCTGCGTGCTGTAGAGCAGGGCGAAGGTCGCGAGGCCGGCGACGAAGAGAGCCGCGACCACGCGGCGGTAGTCGGCGCTCCCCGGGCGATGTCCCTCGATCTCCACGGCGTCGACTGTGCCGCGCCGATCGTCATACTTCCAATGTGTCGAATGCCTGATCGTCATACGATCCGTGCATGATGCTTCGCGACCTCGACTGGCTGCTGACGGTCGCCGACCTCGAGCACGTCACGGATGCCGCAGCGGTGCTCGGCGTCCCGCAGCCGACGCTCTCGCGCGCCATCGCGCGGGTCGAGGCCGAGCTCGGCGTCCGGATCTTCGAACGCGTCCCCGACGGCGTACGCGTCACCCCGGCGGGCGAGCTCGTCGTCACGGCCGCACGCGAGCTGGGCACCCGGCACACCCAGCTGGTCGACGACCTCGCCTCGATGCTGGACCCCGATGCCGGTGTCGTGCGCCTGGCCTTCCTCGACTCGATGGCGGGGCTGCTGGTGCCGCGGCTGCTGCGCGACTTCCACCGGGTCGCCCCGCGCGTGCGGCTGGTCCTGCGCCAGGAGCCCTCGCGGGAGATCGTCGACGACCTGGCGACCGGCGCCGCGGACCTCGCGATCACGACCCGCCAGGACGGCCTGGGATGGGCGCCCCTCCTCGACGAGCGCGAGGTGCTCGTGGTCCCCGCGGGGCACCGGCTCAGCGGCCGCAAGCGGGTCGCGCTCAGCGAGCTCGCCGACGAGGAGCTGGTGATGATCCCGCCGGGTTTCGGCTACCGGCAGCTGGTCGACGACCTACTGCGGGCGGCGGGCATCGCCCCGGCGATCTCCTTCGAGAGCCAGGACCTCGCGACGATCGAGGGGCTAGTGGCCGCCGGCCTGGGCATCGCGATCGTGCCCGAGCACTTCGCCGGAGCGTCCGGCACCGTCGGGATCACCTTGGCCGGCGCGAGCGTACGGCGCTCGATCGGCCTGGTCTGGCGCACGGACCGGGAGCTCTCCCCCGCCGCCGCGAGATTCCGCGACTTCGTGGGCTCCTAGAGCGCGTAGGCCTCGAGCTCGCCGGCGAGGTCGGCGTTGGCCCGACCCGCGACGATCGTGCCGTCGCCGGTGTGGTCCATCGAGGCGATCTCGCCCTGCTGGTGCAGGCGGTTGATCAGGTCGCCGCGCTCGTAGGGCACCAGCGCCCGGAACTCGACCTGCGGCCGCGGCAGCTCACCCTCGATCAGGGCAAGTGCGTCGGCGATGCCGTCGCCGGTCTTGGCCGACACGACCACCGAGTGCGGCTCGCGCTGGCGCAGTCGAGCGAGCACCATCGGGTCGGCCAGGTCGGCCTTGTTGATGATGATCAGCTCGGGGACCTTGGTCGCGTTGATCTCGGCGAACACCTCGCGGACCGCGGTGATCTGGCCCTCGGGGTCGGGGTGGGAGCCGTCGACGACGTGCAGGATCAGGTCCGAGTCGGCGACCTCCTCGAGCGTGCTCCGGAACGCCTCCACCAGCTGGTGCGGCAGGTGCCGGACGAAGCCGACGGTGTCGCTCATCGTGTAGACCCGGCCGTCAGCGGTCGACGTACGACGCGTCGTGGGGTCGAGGGTCGCGAAGAGCGAGTCCTCGACCAGGACGCCGGCGTCGGTCAGCCGGTTGAGCAGCGACGACTTGCCGGCGTTGGTGTAGCCCGCGATCGACACGCTCGGGATGTGGTTGCGACGGCGTTCCTGGCGCTTGGTGTCGCGGGTGCCCTTCATCTCGCGCAGGTCGCGGCGGAGCTTGGCGATCTTGGTGTTGATCCGGCGGCGGTCGGTCTCGATCTTGGTCTCACCGGGACCACGGCCACCGATACCGGCACCGCCGGCGACCCGGCCACCGGCCTGGCGGGAGAGGTTGCCACCCCAGCCGCGCAGGCGCTGCTTCATGTAGTTGAGCTGCGCCAGCTCGGTCTGCGCCTGGGCCTCGCCGGAGCGGGCGTGCTGGGCGAAGATGTCGAGGATCAGCGCGGTCCGGTCGACGACCTTGACCTTGAGCTTGTCCTCGAGGTTCCTCAGCTGGCTGGGGGCGAGCTCGCCATCGCAGATCACGGTGTCGGCGCCGGTCGCCTGGACGATCTCGGCGATGCCCTCGACCTTGCCGCGCCCGACGTACGTCGCGGGGTCGGGCGTCTGCCGGCGCTGGTAGATCGCCTCGAGCACCTCGGACCCAGCTGTCTCGGCGAGGAGCGCGAGCTCGGCCATGGAGTTCTCGGCGTCCTCGACGGAGCCCTCGGTCCAGACGCCGACGAGCACGACGCGCTCGAGCCGGAGCTGGCGGTACTCGACCTCGGTGATGTCCTCGAGCTCGGTGCGCAGGCCGGCGACCCGGCGGAGCTGGTGCCGCTCAGCGAGCTGCATGGCGCCGACGGTCGGGTCCTCCTCAGGATCCGCCCCGGAGTAGCCCGACTCGACGATCTCGTCGTCCCAGTCGGCGGTCTCCTCGAGCTCGGAGTCGAGGGTGAAGTCAGATGCGTTACTCATACGCCCTCAAGAGTACGTTCGCGCGCCTGAGCGGGCGAACCCTTAACGTGACCGCATGCACCTGCCCGACCTACCGCGCGGGATCCGCCTCCTCGGCATCACCGGCGCGCCCGGGGTCGGCAAGACGACCGCGGCCGCCGCGCTGGGGCTCCCCGTGGTGCCGATGGACGGCTTCCACTACGCCGACGTCGAGCTCGTACGGCGCGGCCTGCGCGACCGCAAGGGTGCTCCGGACACCTTCGACGCGGAGGGGTACGCCGCGCTGCTGCGCCGGGTGCGCGCCCGGGAGCCGGACGTGGTGGCGCCGATGTTCGAGCGCGGCCTCGAGCAGCCGCTCGCCGGCGCGATCGCGGTCCCGGCCAGCGGGACGGTGGTGACCGAGGGCAACTACCTGCTGCTCGACCAGCCGCGCTGGCTCGCCGTACGCCGTGAGGTGGAGGTGGTCTGGCACCTGCACGTCGACGACGCCGTACGCCGTGAGCGGCTGGTCGCGCGGCACGTCGAGTTCGGCAAGACGCCCGACGAGGCGCGGGCCTGGGTCGCGCGGGTCGACGACGCCAACGCCGCCCTCGTCGAGGCCGCGGCCGACCGGGCCGACCTGGTGATCGAGCTCTAGCTCGGCGGGCGGGGCTCGGCGGCGAACTCCCCCGGCGTGAGCCCCGTGACGGCCCGGAAATCGCGGCCGAAGTGCGCCTGGTCGGCGTACCCGAGGTCGGCGGCGACGCGGGCGAGGTCGGGCCGGTCGTCGATGGCCAGCCGCTCGGCGGCCTCGTGCAGGCGGCGCCGCTGGATCAACCACTTCGGCGACAGCCCGATGCGGCGTGCGGTCAGCCGCTGCAGGGTGCGCTCGGCGATCGCGAACTTCTCGCAGACCTGCCCGACCCGCTGGACGGCGGTGTCGCCCTCGACGTACTCCACGATCGCGTTGACCAACCGGCCCTCGTCGTCGACGGGCAGCAGCGCGGACAGCGCCTCCTCGACGGCGGCGACGGCGACCTGCCGACGCGCGGGGTCGTCGGGGTCGTCGCCGATCGCCTGCCGGATCGCCTGCACGAGTTCGTCGTCGGCCAGCGGCACCGCCGCGTCGGTGAGCTGGTCGACGGGGCCGCCGACGAGAGCGAGGCCCGCCGCGGGCTGGAGCATCGTGCCGAGCGCCCAGCCCGAGCCGGCGAGCTCCGTCGTGGACAGGCCGGTGCTCGGGCCGACGAGCAGGGCATAGCTGTCGGACACGACGATGAGGCAGACGGGGTACTGCAGCACCCGCTGGGTGGAGGTCGCACCGTCCGGGAACGACCAGACCGGCATCCAGTAGCGGCGTACGACGTCGGCGAGGCCGGGGCTCGGCGCATAGCGGTGGATCGGCGGGGTGTAGCCGGACGCGTCGAGCAGGTGCGCCCGCTCGGTCGGGTCGATCGGTCGCGCTCCGGTCATGTGTCGGATTCTTTCAATCCCCACTGACACCGAAACGCCATCGTGGAGGCATGAGCTTCTACCTCGATGCCGCCGACCGCTTCTCCGCCACCGTGGACGCCACCGACGACTGGTCCGCGACCAGCCCGTGCGAGGGCTGGACCGCCGCCGACGTCGTTGACCACGTGGTCGACACCGAGCGCCAGTTCTTCGAGACCCACGGCGCCGACCTCGGCGAGCGCCCTGCGGGCGCACCTCCCGAGGTGTGGGCGGCCCACCTGGCCGCCGTACGACCTCTCGTGTCGGACGACGACTTCCGGGGGCGCGAGTACGACGGCTTCTTCGGGCGGACGACGATCGGCGCCACCCTCGACGCGTTCTACGGCTTCGACCTGGTCGTCCACGGCTGGGACCTGGGGTCCGCGACCGGGCGGCCCACCACCTTCACCGACGCCGACATGGATGCGATGGAGCAGGCGTTCGTCGGCTTCGGCGACCACGCGTACGACGAGGGCGTCTTCCGCCAGCCCGTCGAGGTGGCCGACGACGCCCCGCGCCAGGAGAGGCTCCTGGCGCGGATGGGGCGCCGCGCCTGACCGGGTGATGTCGTCGAGTGACGCGAAACGGCCCTCGATCACGCGGATCGAGGGCCGTTTCGCGTCACTCGACGCAGGTGGGGCTACTTCGGGGGCATCCGGATGCCGCCGTCGACGCGGATGACCTCGGCGTTCATGTAGCTGTTGGTGATGCACTCGACCACCATGCTGGCGAGCTCGTCCGGGACGCCGAGGCGCTTGGGGAAGAGCACGTTGGAGCCGAGGTTGGCCTTGAACGCCTCGGAGTCCGGGCCCTCGCCGTAGATCGGGGTGTCGATCAGGCCGGGGGCGACCGTGTTGAGGCGGATGCCGGAGGCGGAGAGGTCGCGGGCGACCGGGAGGGTCATGCCGACGACGCCGCCCTTGGAGGCGGAGTACGACGCCTGCCCGATCTGGCCGTCGAACGCGGCCACGCTCGCGAGGTTGACGATCGCACCGCGGCAGCCGTCGGCGTCGGGCTCGTTGCGGCTCATCGCGGTCGCCGCGAGGCGCACCACGTCGAAGGTGCCGATGAGGTTGATCGCGATCACCTTGGTGAAGGCCGCGAGGTCGGCGGCCGAGTCGAACTCGCCGTCGCGGCCGATGGTCCGCTGCGCCCACCCGATGCCGGCGGAGTTGACGACCGCGCGCAGCGGCGCGATCTCGGCGGCCGCGTTGACCGCGGCCTTGATCTGGTCGGTGTTGGTCACGTCGACCTGGGCGAACACGCCGCCGATCTCCTGGGCGAGGGCTTCACCCTTGTCGGCCTGCAGGTCCGCGACCACGACGATCGCGCCCTTGGCGGCGAGCTGGCGGGCGGCTGCTGCGCCGATGCCCGACGCGCCTCCCGTGACGATGGCACTGGCTCCGTTGATGTCCATGGTCCCGGAGCATAGCCACCGAGACAGCGGAACTGTCACGGTCGGGTCAGAGGTCGGTGGTCCCCCGGGCCACGACGACTGCCGGACCGGTCAGCAGGACCCGGTCCTCCGCGGTCCAGGTCACGGTGAGGGTGCCGCCGGGCACGTCGACCCGGTAGGCGACGTCCTCCGCGGGAGGTCCGACGACTCCGTCGGCCACGGCTGCAGCGACCATCACGGCGCCGGCGCCCGTGCCGCAGGACCGGGTCTCGCCCGAGCCGCGCTCGTGGACGCGCATGGCGACGTGCCGCTCGGCGCGGCGTACGACGAACTCCACGTTGACGCCGTGCGGGTACGTCGCCTCGTCGTGGTCCGGGGCCTCGAGCAGGGTGCCGGCGTCGTCGAGCGAGTCGACGAACGCGACGGCGTGCGGGTTGCCCATGTCGACGTGGCGGGCGACCCAGGCGTGGCCGGGTACGGCGACCTTGGACTCACCGAGCACCGTCGGCTCGCCGAGGTCGACGGTGATCAGGTCACCCTCGACGGTCAGCGTCTTCACGCCGTCGCGGGTGCCGACCGGGACCGGCCGGGACGGATCCACGAGGCCCTCCTCGACGAGGTGGCGCACGAAGACCCGGATGCCGTTGCCGCACATCTCCGACAGCGAGCCGTCGGCGTTGCGGTAGTCCATGAACCACTGGTCGTCGTCGCGTACGACGCGCAGCACGCCGTCCCCGCCGATGCCGGCCCGCCGGTCGCAGAGCGCCCGGACCCGCTCCGCCATCTGCTCGTCGGAGAGGTCGCCGTGCACCGAGCCGTCGTGGTCGGGCAGCAGCACGAAGTCGTTCTCCGTGCCGTGGCCCTTGAGGAACGCGTACTCAGGCATGGGACGCTCCGTAGAGGCCCTTCGCGTAGTTGTCCTCGGCGTAGTAGGCGTCGAGCTCGTCCAGCGACATCCCGCTGGGCTCGACGTCCTTGGCGATCACCGCGCGCCGCGGGACCGTGCCGTTGGGGTCCCAGGTCTCCGGCTTCCACAGGCCGGAGCGCAGGAACGCCTTCGCGCAGTGGAAGAAGATCTCCTCGATCTCCACGACCACGGCCAGGATCGGACGGTGTCCCTTCACGAGCATCTCGTCGAAGAACGGTGCGTCGCTGACGAGCCGGGCGCGGCCGTTGATGCGCAGGGTGTCGCCGCGGCCGGGGATGAAGAAGTTCAGGCCGACGTGAGGGTTCTGGAGGATGTTCTTGTAGCCGTCGGCCCGCTTGTTGCCGGGTCGCTCGGCGAGCGCGATGGTGTGGTCGTCGATGACGTGCACGAGCTGACCGGCCGGGTCACCCTTCGGGGAGGCGTCGCACTCGCCCAGGGCCGACGCGGTCGCGAGCACGCAGAACGGCGTGGCTGCGAGCCAGTCACGGTCGACGTCGAGCAGTGCCGTACGACCCTTGTCGCGGGCGCGCTCGTTGGGCTCACCGAGGAGGCCGACCAGGTCGTCGACGGTCGTGATCTCGGTCCAGGTGGAGGTGGGCACGCCTCCACGATACGGGCCGAGTCACCGCCTTTTCCTGGTGACGACCGCTGCCGCACCGCCACCGCGGCGGTCCGGCTCGGCCGCGACGGTCACCTGCCGGCCCGGACCGAACTCGATCCCCGTGGCGGCACCGATCTCGTGGGTCCCCGTGAACTGGTCGTCGTAGGTCACCACGTCGTGCCCGAGCGCATCGAGCGCACCGCCCCAGCGCTTGGCGAACGCCGGCTCGGCCAGGTCCTGGGCGGTGTTGCGCTGCGTGGCCCGGGGCGCCGCGATCGCCCGCGGGAGCGTCATGCCGAGGTCGAGCCGGTTGACGAGCACCTGCAGCACGGTGGTGATGATCGTGGAGCCGCCGGGAGATCCGACCGCCAGGAAGGGCTTGCCCTTCTTCAGCACGATCGTCGGCGACATCGACGAGCGCGGCCGCTTCAGCGGCTCGATCCGGTTGGGGTCTGCGGCGTCGTACTCCGTGCTGAAGTCGGTCAGCTCGTTGTTGAGCAGGAACCCGCGACCGGGCACCACGATGCCGGAGCCGCCGGTCTGCTCGATGGTCAGCGTGTACTCGACCACGTCGCCCCACTTGTCGGAGACGGTGAGGTTGGTGGTCTGGGTGTTCTCCGTGTCACCGGTGCGGGTGCCGGTGGTGCGCGCCTTGTCGCACTGCCCGTCGTACGACGTGACGTCGCCGGCCTCGACCGGCTTGGCCAGCGTCGCCGTGGGGCTGATCTCGCACGCGCGCTCGGCGGCGTACTTGTCGGAGAGCAGGTCGCGCAGCGGGACGTCGACCTGCGCGGGGTCGCCGACGTACGTGCCGCGGTCGGCGAAGGCGAGCGCGCTGGCCTCGAGGTAGCGGTGCAGCGCCTGGACCCGGGGCAGGCCGCCGAGGTCCGAGCGCTCGAGGATGTTGAGCGCCTCGCCGACCGTGGAGCCACCGGACGACGACCCGCCCATGCCGAAGACCTGCAGCCCGCGGTAGCCCACCTTCGTCGGCTTCCGGTCGAGGGCGCGGTAGCGCTTCAGGTCGCGCTTGACCAGGAAGCCCTTCGGGACGGGCAGCTTCGTGGACTTCGTGGTCGGAGGCTTGCGGACGGCCCGGACGATCTCGCTGCCGATCGCGCCGTCGTAGAAGGGCTTCAGCCCCTTCTTCGCCAGCAGCCGGTACGTCGCCGCGAGGTCCGGGTTGCGGAACGTGCTGCCGACCCGCGGGGCGTGCCCGCCGCGCCAATAGAGCTTCCTGGTCGAGGTGAAGGCCTTGAACCGCTTCTCGTTCTGCTGCACCTGGCCGCGGAATGTCGGGTCGACCTCGAATCCCCGGTCGGCGAGCCGGGCGGCCGGGCGCAGCGACGCGCCGAGCGAGCGGCTCCCCCACCGGTCGAGCGCGCGCTGCCAGGTCGCCAGGGTGCCGGGCACCCCGACCGACACGCCGCTGGTGACGAGCTCGGGCGAGAAGTTGTAGGGATCACCGGTCTTCGGGTCGATGAACGCGTCGTGCGGCATCGCCGCCGGCGCGGTCTCGCGACCGTCGATGGTCTGCACCTTGCCGGTCCTCGCGGAGTAGTGCACGAAGTAGCCGCCACCTCCGATGCCGGCGCTGAACGGCTCCGTGACGCCGAGCGCGGCCGCCGTGGCAACCGCAGCGTCGGTCGCGTTGCCGCCGGCGCGGAGCACCCGCAGCCCGACCTGGGTGGCGTACGGGTCGACCGAGGTCACCGCTCCCCCGGACCCACGTGCGGTGGCGTGCTTCGGTGGTTCGCCGGCCGTCGGAGCCGCGTGCGCGGGACCCGACAGCGAGACCAGGGTGGCAGAGACGGACAGGGCCGCGAGGGCAGCGACGACGCGCATGGATCAACTCCCGAGAAGTAGGTGCTCCTCTGCCCGTGCCCCCTCAGCCAGGAGGTAAACGCGGTCCCACGACGCGGTAGCGCGCACCGACGAACGCCCGGTTGCGGTCGACCTCGAGCAGCTCCAGGTCGAAGCGCCGCGGGAAGAGCGGCTTCCCGGACCCGAGCGTGACGGGCGCGATCGACACCACGACCTCGTCGAGCAGGCCCGCCTCGGCGAACTGCGCGGCCAGGTCGCCGCCGCCGACCATCCACAGGTCCTTGCCGCCGGCGGCGGCCACCATCTCCGCGTGCACCGCGGCCACCGGCGCGGCCGTCAGCTCGATGGTGTCGGCCACGACCCGCAGGTCGCGGTGCGTGAACACCCAGCAGGGCTGCTCGTACGCCCACACGTCGCCGATCCGGTCGTTGTGGTCGAGGACCCACTCGTACGTCGTCGATCCCATCGCGATCGCGCCGATCGTCGCGATGAACGCGCCATAGCTGAACGGGCCGTCCTCGTCGATCGGCTGCGTGAGCAGCCAGTCGAGGGAGTCGTCGTCGTCCGCCAGGAACCCGTCCAGCGTCGTCGCCGTGTAGAAGACCGTCTTGCTCACGCGTTCCCTCCGGTACGTCGTCGCAGCCACTCGATCGGGTCGCCGTGGTCGAGGTCCAGCCCGGCGGAGCGCATCAGGAGGCGGGTCAGCTGGCGGCGGTGGGCGGCGTACGTGAGCACGTGCGCCACCACGCTGCCCAGCTGGAAGCTCTCGGGCGGCTCGCAGAGCGCGTCGACGAGCACGTCGTCCCACCCACCGCGGCGGTCGATGTCGCGGACGGCGGCCAGCCAGCGCGGTGCGATCTCGTCGTGGCGCTCACGTAGGGCCGCCGGCTCGTCCCCGCGGCGCTCCGGGAGGTCGGCGCCCTCGATGGCCGCGACCCAGACCTCCTTGGTCCACACGTGGTGCTCGAGCACGGACGCGACCGAGCTCTCGTCGCCGTCCCACGACAGCACGACGGCACCAGGCAGCCGGATGGCCCGGTAGTCCTCGTCGGAGAGCTGCTTGGCCCGGTCGATCAGGTCCGCGGTGTCGTCGAGGTCGTGCTGGACGAGCTGTTCGGTGAGCGGGTTCATGGTCACCTCGTTGGAGTGCACCCACAGAGATGTCGGTGGGTGGAAGTGGATGCCGTTGGGCGCCGGGAGCCAGTGGTGCCCGGACGTCGGCCGGCTCGGCGGCTGGCCGTACGCGCGGGAGAAGGCCCGGCTGAACCCCTCGACGGAGTCGTAGCCCGCCCCGAAGGCCACGTCCGTCACGCTGGCGCCCTGCCGCAGCTGCCAGGCGGCGCGTTCGAGCATCACCCGGCGCCGCATCGCGACCGGAGGCTCACCGGCGCCGGCCGTGAGCTGGCGGGTGAAGTGGTACGGCGAGGAGTACGCCCCCTCGGCCATGTCGTCGAGCCGGTGGTGGTCCTCGTCGAGCACCGCGTCGAGCAGCTCCCGGAGCCGATCCCGTCCCGTCATGTCCTCAGTCTGGCGCCGGGGCAGCCTCGCGCACCCGACCGATCTTGCTCAGGGCGTGCTCGACGAGGTCGGGGTCGTCGTACCGGAGCCAGGTGATCCGCGGGTCCTTGCGGAACCACCCGTCCTGGCGCCGCGCGAACCGCCGGGTGGCGTACATCGTGCGGTCGCGGGCCTCCTCGAGGGTGAGCTCTCCGCGCAGGTGCGCCACCACCTCGCGGTAGCCGATCGCCACCGAGGCGGTGCGGCCGTCGGCCAGCCCCTCGTCGAGCAGCCGCTCGACCTCGGCCACGAAGCCGGCCTCGAACATCAGGTCCACGCGCCGCTCGATCCGCTCATCCAGGGTCGGGCGGTCGATGTCCACGCCGATCTGGACGGTCAGCGGGTCGGCGTACTCCAGGGTCGGCAGCGAGGCGCTGTAGGGCCGGCCGGTGATCTCGATGACCTCGAGGGCGCGGACGGTGCGTCGCCCGTTCTCGACCAGCATCCGGCCGGCGGCCTCCGGGTCGAGGGTGCGCAGCCGGTCGTAGAGGGCGGCCGGTCCCAGCTCGGCGAGCTCGGCCTCCAGCCGGTCGCGGACGGCCGTGTCGGTGGCGGGGAACTCGAAGCGGTCCACGATGGCCCGGGTGTAGAGCGCCGAGCCGCCGACGAGGACCGGGGTCCGCCCCACGGCGCGCAGGTCGTCCACGACGTCGCGCGCCCACACCTGGAACTGGGCCACGGTGGCCGGAGCGCGGACGTCGAGGGTGTCGAGCAGGTGGTGCGGGATGCCGCGGCGCTCGGCGGGCGGCAGCTTCGCCGTACCGATGTCCATGCCGCGGTAGACCTGCATGGCGTCCGTGTTGACCACCTCGCCGCCGAGGCGCTCCGCGAGGTCCAGCGACAGCTTGGTCTTCCCGGACGCGGTCGCGCCGACCACGGCCACGATCGGCACGCGGTCGGGGGTTGGCTGCACGTGGCTAGTGTGGCAAACATGACTGCACCGGTGCCCGAGGAGAACGACGAGCCGACCGCGACCCAGGACGACCGCACGCCGCCGGGCGAGCACCCGAGCGAGATGACGGAGGGCAACGACGCGACACCTCCGGGCGAGCAGGAGGAGAATGCGGAGACGTCGCTCGACGAACCGTCGGACGGCAGTGGAGGTGAATGACATGAGCTTCATCGACAAGGCGAAGGACGCGGTCTCGGACGCCGTGGACAAGCACGGCGACAAGATCGCCGAGGGGATCGACAAGGCGGCCGGCCTGGCCGACGAGAAGACCGGCGGCAAGCACAGCGACAAGATCGCCGGCGGCGCCGCAAAGGCCAAGGACGCCCTCGACAAGCTCGACGGCAAGAACGACGACATCCGCTGAGGTGGTCCCGTGAGTGAGTTCGACATCGAGGAGACACCGCCCGACGAGGACGTCGCGGAGGACGAGGTGCTCTCCGAGGACACCGGCACGATCTACGACGCCACCGGCGAGGCGGAGACCACGCCGCACGAGCTCGTCGAGGACGACGAGTGACGCAGGGCCCGACGCACGGCCGCTTCGTGGTCGTGCCGGCGGCGTACGTCTTCCT is part of the Nocardioides conyzicola genome and encodes:
- a CDS encoding SDR family NAD(P)-dependent oxidoreductase, which codes for MDINGASAIVTGGASGIGAAAARQLAAKGAIVVVADLQADKGEALAQEIGGVFAQVDVTNTDQIKAAVNAAAEIAPLRAVVNSAGIGWAQRTIGRDGEFDSAADLAAFTKVIAINLIGTFDVVRLAATAMSRNEPDADGCRGAIVNLASVAAFDGQIGQASYSASKGGVVGMTLPVARDLSASGIRLNTVAPGLIDTPIYGEGPDSEAFKANLGSNVLFPKRLGVPDELASMVVECITNSYMNAEVIRVDGGIRMPPK
- the dapF gene encoding diaminopimelate epimerase, with the translated sequence MPEYAFLKGHGTENDFVLLPDHDGSVHGDLSDEQMAERVRALCDRRAGIGGDGVLRVVRDDDQWFMDYRNADGSLSEMCGNGIRVFVRHLVEEGLVDPSRPVPVGTRDGVKTLTVEGDLITVDLGEPTVLGESKVAVPGHAWVARHVDMGNPHAVAFVDSLDDAGTLLEAPDHDEATYPHGVNVEFVVRRAERHVAMRVHERGSGETRSCGTGAGAVMVAAAVADGVVGPPAEDVAYRVDVPGGTLTVTWTAEDRVLLTGPAVVVARGTTDL
- a CDS encoding pyridoxamine 5'-phosphate oxidase family protein, with the translated sequence MPTSTWTEITTVDDLVGLLGEPNERARDKGRTALLDVDRDWLAATPFCVLATASALGECDASPKGDPAGQLVHVIDDHTIALAERPGNKRADGYKNILQNPHVGLNFFIPGRGDTLRINGRARLVSDAPFFDEMLVKGHRPILAVVVEIEEIFFHCAKAFLRSGLWKPETWDPNGTVPRRAVIAKDVEPSGMSLDELDAYYAEDNYAKGLYGASHA
- the ggt gene encoding gamma-glutamyltransferase, which gives rise to MRVVAALAALSVSATLVSLSGPAHAAPTAGEPPKHATARGSGGAVTSVDPYATQVGLRVLRAGGNATDAAVATAAALGVTEPFSAGIGGGGYFVHYSARTGKVQTIDGRETAPAAMPHDAFIDPKTGDPYNFSPELVTSGVSVGVPGTLATWQRALDRWGSRSLGASLRPAARLADRGFEVDPTFRGQVQQNEKRFKAFTSTRKLYWRGGHAPRVGSTFRNPDLAATYRLLAKKGLKPFYDGAIGSEIVRAVRKPPTTKSTKLPVPKGFLVKRDLKRYRALDRKPTKVGYRGLQVFGMGGSSSGGSTVGEALNILERSDLGGLPRVQALHRYLEASALAFADRGTYVGDPAQVDVPLRDLLSDKYAAERACEISPTATLAKPVEAGDVTSYDGQCDKARTTGTRTGDTENTQTTNLTVSDKWGDVVEYTLTIEQTGGSGIVVPGRGFLLNNELTDFSTEYDAADPNRIEPLKRPRSSMSPTIVLKKGKPFLAVGSPGGSTIITTVLQVLVNRLDLGMTLPRAIAAPRATQRNTAQDLAEPAFAKRWGGALDALGHDVVTYDDQFTGTHEIGAATGIEFGPGRQVTVAAEPDRRGGGAAAVVTRKRR
- a CDS encoding dihydrofolate reductase family protein; protein product: MSKTVFYTATTLDGFLADDDDSLDWLLTQPIDEDGPFSYGAFIATIGAIAMGSTTYEWVLDHNDRIGDVWAYEQPCWVFTHRDLRVVADTIELTAAPVAAVHAEMVAAAGGKDLWMVGGGDLAAQFAEAGLLDEVVVSIAPVTLGSGKPLFPRRFDLELLEVDRNRAFVGARYRVVGPRLPPG
- a CDS encoding helix-turn-helix domain-containing protein, whose protein sequence is MTGRDRLRELLDAVLDEDHHRLDDMAEGAYSSPYHFTRQLTAGAGEPPVAMRRRVMLERAAWQLRQGASVTDVAFGAGYDSVEGFSRAFSRAYGQPPSRPTSGHHWLPAPNGIHFHPPTSLWVHSNEVTMNPLTEQLVQHDLDDTADLIDRAKQLSDEDYRAIRLPGAVVLSWDGDESSVASVLEHHVWTKEVWVAAIEGADLPERRGDEPAALRERHDEIAPRWLAAVRDIDRRGGWDDVLVDALCEPPESFQLGSVVAHVLTYAAHRRQLTRLLMRSAGLDLDHGDPIEWLRRRTGGNA
- the miaA gene encoding tRNA (adenosine(37)-N6)-dimethylallyltransferase MiaA, yielding MQPTPDRVPIVAVVGATASGKTKLSLDLAERLGGEVVNTDAMQVYRGMDIGTAKLPPAERRGIPHHLLDTLDVRAPATVAQFQVWARDVVDDLRAVGRTPVLVGGSALYTRAIVDRFEFPATDTAVRDRLEAELAELGPAALYDRLRTLDPEAAGRMLVENGRRTVRALEVIEITGRPYSASLPTLEYADPLTVQIGVDIDRPTLDERIERRVDLMFEAGFVAEVERLLDEGLADGRTASVAIGYREVVAHLRGELTLEEARDRTMYATRRFARRQDGWFRKDPRITWLRYDDPDLVEHALSKIGRVREAAPAPD
- a CDS encoding antitoxin, which codes for MSFIDKAKDAVSDAVDKHGDKIAEGIDKAAGLADEKTGGKHSDKIAGGAAKAKDALDKLDGKNDDIR